One genomic region from Buteo buteo chromosome 12, bButBut1.hap1.1, whole genome shotgun sequence encodes:
- the LOC142037526 gene encoding LOW QUALITY PROTEIN: erythropoietin-like (The sequence of the model RefSeq protein was modified relative to this genomic sequence to represent the inferred CDS: inserted 1 base in 1 codon) — protein MGAMGAVGLCALVLMLLGVPGRPDGPPSLCDPRVMERFILEARDAERGLAGCGPPCDLPEAVAVPDPGVNFNDWQRMDAGARAREVXGGQAVLVAAVLRARELLPDPRLRPTLDRAYSAARSLARLLRGVPTPDPPRADPPPRLRVRTLSRLLGVHSSFLRGKVRLFLADACRR, from the exons ATGGGGGCGATGGGGGCGGTGG gcctgTGTGCGCTGGTGCTGATGCTCTTGGGGGTCCCGGGGCGCCCCGACGGCCCCCCCTCGCTCTGTGACCCCCGAGTGATGGAGAGGTTCATCCTGGAGGCCCGCGATGCTGAGAGGGGGCTG GCCGGCTGCGGCCCCCCCTGTGACCTGCCCGAGGCGGTGGCCGTCCCCGACCCTGGCGTCAACTTCAACGACTGGCAGCGGATGGAC GCGGGGGCGCGGGCGCgcgagg ggggggggcaggcggtGCTGGTGGCCGCCGTCCTGCGGGCGCGGGAGCTGCTGCCGGACCCCCGCCTGCGCCCCACCCTCGACCGGGCCTACAGCGCGGCCCGCAGCCTGGCCCGCCTGCTGCGGGGGGTCCCCACCCCG gaccccccccgagcggaccccccccccaggttgcGGGTGCGGACCCTGTCCCGGCTGCTGGGGGTGCACAGCAGCTTCCTCCGCGGGAAGGTCCGGCTCTTCCTCGCCGACGCCTGTCGCCGATGA